ATTAAGGCTAAAATACCATTTGTCCAAATCGATTGAGCGGTTTCTTTCATTGATTCTGAAGCTTGATAACGTTGGACAACGTCCTGGCTTGCAGTATATTGTTGTAAATTGTTAAACACACTTCCAATAAAAATAATCGGGATAGCTGCAGCGCTAGCACTTAGTTTCCAATTGTCTGCACTAATCAATTTTTTATTTTGAATGGCATCATGGACAACAGTTGAGAAACCACCGTCAACTTGACTGATTGCCATAATGATAATAATAATGGCACCGCCAAGTAAAATCACACCTTGTATAAAATCACTCCAAACCACGCCCTCAAACCCACCTAAGAAAGTATAGATGATACAGAGTAAGCCTACTAAACACGCCACAACATATGGATTAATATCAGATACCGCAGTTATTGCTAGCGTCGGTAAATATATAACGATAGCGATCCTTCCAAGATGAAATAAGACGAATAATAAAGAACCAATTACGCGCACTGCAGGGTTAAAGCGAGCTTCCAAATATTCATATGCAGAAGTTACATGTAATTTTTTAAAAAATGGAATATAGAAATAAATTAATAATGGAATGATAGCAACAATCGCGATATTCCCAGCAATATAAGACCAATCTGTAAGAAATGATTTTTCAGGTGTTGACATAAATGTAATCGCACTTAAAGTCGTTGCGTATATTGAAAAGCCCACTACCCACGATGGGAGACGACCACTTGCAGTAAAAAAGCTTTCAGTATCTTTTCCAGCGCGACGTGTAAAAAATGCACCAACTGCTAGCATAAGCAATAAGTATAAAATCAATGCAACCCAATTCCAAAATCCAAACCCAATTGTATTCATAATGTTAACCCCTCTTTCAATCAATGTGAATGCGGTAAATGCTTCAAATATGTTTCATGACTTCTCTATAAGCGATATTGTTGAATAAGTGCTTTTAATTGAGGCCTTAAAGCCGCTTTAAAAGGGTGGAAAGGTGCTTTTGGATAACCCGTTTCTATTCCTTTTTCTTTTAGAATGGCTTTTAGTGTAGGGTATAATCCCATTTTTAAAACTTGCTCAATAATGTCATTGGTTTCATGTTGTAATGCATATGCTTTTTCAATATTTCCTGATTGAGCGGCTTTGAAAATCGCTTGAGCACGCACACCGTTGATGTTGTACGTTGAACCGATTGCACCATCAACTCCAGATATTGCTGCTTGAACGAGCATTTCATCGAAACCTGAAAAGATTAAATGATTAGGGAATGCATGACGTAAACGCTCAAGTAAGAAAAAGTCAGGGGCAGTATATTTAACACCGATAATGCGTTCATTTTTGAACAATACTTCAAATTGTTCGATTGAAAGATTGACACCTGTTAACCCGGGGATGGCATAAATAATCATGTCATTTTCAGTTGTTTCGATAATTTTAAAGTAATAATCACATATTTCTTCAAATGTAAAAGGATAATAAAATGGTGTGACTGCCGATAAGGCATCATAACCTAGTGCCGTTGCATATTGCCCAAGTAGAATGGCTTCATTTAAATCTAAAGAACCTACTTGTGCG
The sequence above is a segment of the Staphylococcus hyicus genome. Coding sequences within it:
- a CDS encoding N-acetylneuraminate lyase, producing MKNHLKGLYAALLVPFDENGNIIESGLRDVVRNAIDHQQLDGLYVNGSSGENFLMNTNQKKEVFRIVKEEAQDDIRLIAQVGSLDLNEAILLGQYATALGYDALSAVTPFYYPFTFEEICDYYFKIIETTENDMIIYAIPGLTGVNLSIEQFEVLFKNERIIGVKYTAPDFFLLERLRHAFPNHLIFSGFDEMLVQAAISGVDGAIGSTYNINGVRAQAIFKAAQSGNIEKAYALQHETNDIIEQVLKMGLYPTLKAILKEKGIETGYPKAPFHPFKAALRPQLKALIQQYRL
- a CDS encoding sodium:solute symporter, translating into MNTIGFGFWNWVALILYLLLMLAVGAFFTRRAGKDTESFFTASGRLPSWVVGFSIYATTLSAITFMSTPEKSFLTDWSYIAGNIAIVAIIPLLIYFYIPFFKKLHVTSAYEYLEARFNPAVRVIGSLLFVLFHLGRIAIVIYLPTLAITAVSDINPYVVACLVGLLCIIYTFLGGFEGVVWSDFIQGVILLGGAIIIIIMAISQVDGGFSTVVHDAIQNKKLISADNWKLSASAAAIPIIFIGSVFNNLQQYTASQDVVQRYQASESMKETAQSIWTNGILALISAPIFFGMGTALYAFYEHQITLPNDFNTSSIVPYFILTQMPPFLGGLLIAAIFAAAQSTISSSLNSISACISIDIKQRFFGKQHEKAEVRFARLTTIVVGLISLIASLYLIASNSSDMWDLFLLITGLFGVPLAGIFAVGIFTKRTHGTGVIVGLIITVIVSYFLQGVGGAGSPFYTSIIAFFIAFGTAYLSSLILPNTKKDITGLTIYEKHKHSTYVRK